A window from Rhineura floridana isolate rRhiFlo1 chromosome 17, rRhiFlo1.hap2, whole genome shotgun sequence encodes these proteins:
- the NOXO1 gene encoding NADPH oxidase organizer 1, which yields MSNDRYPVEVKALGLLKHGKQKVWMLSVAWSDQNNILIYRAFEEFKKLHKDLKRKFPIESGLLKKSDRTIPKFQDINVMLRKNQKLSRCRESLRLLEIYCQELLRTEAKISQGEDVIHFFEAQSRDMDPSFPENSIVILPSEMGERRTETAHPSSATITQPVISQSYRCVEAYETKDTNNKPFKATKEEMLEVLMKDMTGWWLVENDRKQIAWFPAPYLEESEDTAVVRETEEEGMLHYVTWPYKAKKLDELSVKMGVVVEVLEKSDNGWWLVWYNGSAGYVPSLFLQPYRNPYSKFLALANSNLGRSTPNLSQATSPLRKSSPSHQRSYDGGVAQAYSTNRMTEGKEESPPSRARSRSLSGSVVVAGFGQMSETNSLSHSSGNVSGHGYYWPQDPEAKRVGNNPPIDTLLHCASESHGSPALSLGSKEQSDSAFDEEPLGCSDHLRNSSDSEPTPDGPTIPPRPLPHEILQKCTTITRKALLGVLPAACSQGCH from the exons GTCTGGATGCTTTCTGTCGCCTGGTCAGATCAAAACAACATTCTTATCTACAGGGCGTTTGAAGAATTTAAGAAACTCCAT AAAGATTTGAAGAGAAAGTTCCCCATTGAAAGTGGTCTGTTGAAGAAGTCTGACCGGACGATCCCGAAGTTCCAAG ACATCAATGTGATGCTGAGGAAGAACCAGAAGCTGAGCAGGTGTAGGGAGAGTCTGAGATTGCTGGAGATTTATTGCCAGGAGCTGCTGAGGACAGAAGCCAAGATCTCTCAGGGAGAAGACGTCATCCATTTTTTTGAAGCGCAGAGCCGAGATATGGACCCTTCTTTTCCAGAGAACAG CATTGTAATTTTGCCTTCTGAAATGGGCGAGAGGAGGACAGAGACAGCCCACCCATCCAGTGCAACCATCACGCAGCCGGTCATCTCCCAGAGTTACAGGTGCGTCGAAGCCTACGAAACCAAAGACACAAACAACAAGCCCTTCAAAGCCACCAAGGAGGAAATGCTTGAAGTCCTCATGAAGGACATGACGG GATGGTGGCTGGTAGAAAACGACCGAAAGCAAATTGCCTGGTTCCCGGCCCCATACCTGGAAGAGTCAGAGGACACAGCCGTTGTCAGGGAAACTGAGGAAGAAG GGATGCTGCACTATGTCACGTGGCCGTACAAGGCCAAGAAGTTGGACGAGCTCTCCGTGAAGATGGGGGTTGTGGTGGAAGTGTTGGAGAAATCAGACAACGGCTGGTGGCTTGTCTG GTACAACGGGAGCGCTGGCTACGTCCCCTCATTGTTCCTCCAGCCGTACAGAAACCCCTACAGCAAATTCCTGGCTCTTGCCAACAGCAACCTGGGCCGCTCTACCCCTAACCTGTCTCAAGCTACTAGTCCCTTGCGCAAGAGCTCCCCGAGCCATCAGAGAAGCTATGATGGGGGTGTTGCCCAGGCTTATTCAACCAATAGGATGACAGAAGGGAAAGAAGAGAGCCCCCCAAGTAGAGCAAGATCCCGCTCTCTAAGTGGGTCTGTGGTTGTAGCCGGCTTTGGGCAGATGAGCGAGACCAACAGCTTGTCTCATAGCTCAGGAAATGTGAGTGGACATGGATATTACTGGCCCCAGGATCCTGAGGCCAAGAGGGTGGGGAACAACCCCCCTATAGATACCCTTCTTCACTGTGCCTCAGAGAGTCATGGCAGTCCCGCCTTATCTCTGGGGAGCAAGGAACAAAGTGACTCTGCTTTTGATGAAGAACCTCTGGGCTGTTCTGATCATTTGCGTAACTCCTCAGATTCTGAGCCCACTCCTGATGGTCCAACAATACCCCCACGCCCTCTGCCCCACGAAATCCTCCAGAAGTGCACCACCATCACCAGGAAAGCCCTGCTAGGGGTCCTGCCTGCTGCCTGCTCTCAAGGCTGCCATTAA